ACGAGCAACACAGAACGCGTCGGCAGGCGTTCGAGCAGGTAGAGAATGATCGATTTCCCGATTCCCCTTTTTTGGTATTCCGGCAAGACGACAACGTCGAAGATGGCCGAGTTGGAAGCGCCATCCGAGATTGCCCGTCCGGTGCCGATAAGTGTGCCGTTTTCTTCAACGAAGCAACATCTGTGGCTCCCGCGGAAGGTCTTCTCAACAAATGCAGGGTCCCGTTTGCCCAGCGGTGCTCTCTCGATCACGGTCGCAAGCTCGTTCCAGTCTATCTGTGAAAGCTCGCTATGGTAGTGCAACACCGGGGTACTCCTTGTATAAAATCAAAAAATCTGCAGAGGGGATCTGCAGATTTTTGACATTGAATGTGTGGAATGACTCATCAAGTACTCGATTTCACCATCATTGCAATTTGTTGTGCCTGCATCTGGTTGAAGTCAAGGGCAATTTTCTTGTGATTGATGAGGTCAACAATCGTTCCGATAAAGCAAAGTCCGGCTGTAAAGAAGTAGAGAATACCCATCCCGATCTGATCCGTCATGAAGCGTTGAATGCCCGCG
This Bacteroidota bacterium DNA region includes the following protein-coding sequences:
- a CDS encoding GNAT family N-acetyltransferase, whose amino-acid sequence is MLHYHSELSQIDWNELATVIERAPLGKRDPAFVEKTFRGSHRCCFVEENGTLIGTGRAISDGASNSAIFDVVVLPEYQKRGIGKSIILYLLERLPTRSVLLVSVPQQEEFYRKLGFHKLKTAYLRHEEIERWISDGYIDSMPKQTQNE
- a CDS encoding TM2 domain-containing protein: MPNVMQLLPEIDGEEMMYLQNIMKDYSDQQAQQFAMMYRSRRRDPQTILLVTIVGFLGIAGIQRFMTDQIGMGILYFFTAGLCFIGTIVDLINHKKIALDFNQMQAQQIAMMVKSST